In Gossypium arboreum isolate Shixiya-1 chromosome 5, ASM2569848v2, whole genome shotgun sequence, a single genomic region encodes these proteins:
- the LOC108484491 gene encoding receptor protein kinase CLAVATA1-like, translating to MRSLYSYFLLCISLILLLISTTINGYSDLEVLLKLKSSMIGPKGSGLQDWGSSSSPSAHCNFSGVKCDEDSSVVALNVSFHPLFGSIPPEIGLLNKLVDLTISTVNLTGSIPVTMRNLTSLKIFNISNNAFVGDFPGEILTGMTQLEILDAYNNNFTGRLPLEVVNLKNLKHLCFGGNYFAGEIPEKYSDIQSLEYLGLNAIGLKGQSPAFLARLKNLKLLYLGYYNSYDGGIPHEFGSLSQLQLLDMAACNLTGEIPVSLSNLKHLHTLFLQQNNLTGRIPPQLSGLISLKSLDLSINELTGEIPLSFSALQNITLINLFKNNLYGPIPSFVGDFPHLEVLQLWGNNFTLELPENLGRNGKLYRLDVASNHLTGNIPRDLCKGGRLDWLVLMDNFFFGSLPEGLGDCKSLTKIRIMNNLLNGSIPAGIFNLPLLTMFEVDNNFFSGEFPSQMLGASLNQLKVSNNKITGKIPPAIGNLGSLQILSLGMNKFSGEIPEEIFKIKPLSKIDLSDNNLTGEIPPSISQCASLTAIDFSQNNLIGEIPKGIKNLMDLSILNFSRNQLTGEIPGEIRDMISLTTLDLSFNNFIGRIPTGGQFLAFNGSSFIGNPNLCLLRRSTCPSLMNQAKGSGHGQAASFTASKLIITIITLITALLLTIVTVYRMRKKKLEKSRAWKLTAFQKLNFKAEDVLDCLQEENIIGKGGAGIVYRGSMPDGLLVAIKRLVGRGTGRRDYGFSAEIQTLGRIKHRNIVRLLGYVSNKDTNLLLYEYMPNGSLGEMLHGSKGDHLQWERRYSIAVEAAKGLCYLHHDCSPLIIHRDVKSNNILLDEYYEAHVADFGLAKFLQDADASECMSSIAGSYGYIAPEYAYTLKVDEKSDVYSFGVVLLELIAGRKPVGEFGDGVDIVWWVRKTIPQHADPASVLAIVDPRLSEYPLTGVIHLFKVAMKCVEEQSSARPTMREVVHLLNNTPQSTSRPCLLST from the exons ATGAGAAGCCTTTACAGTTATTTTCTTCTCTGTATTTCCCTCATTCTCCTACTAATCTCTACCACCATCAATGGTTACAGTGATCTTGAAGTTCTGTTGAAGCTCAAGTCTTCCATGATTGGACCCAAAGGTTCTGGCCTCCAGGACTGGGGATCCTCTTCTTCTCCGTCGGCTCATTGCAATTTCTCCGGCGTTAAATGCGATGAGGACTCCAGTGTTGTTGCTCTCAATGTGTCGTTTCATCCTCTATTTGGCTCCATTCCTCCGGAGATTGGGCTTTTGAACAAGCTGGTGGACCTCACTATTTCAACGGTTAATCTTACAGGGAGTATTCCAGTGACGATGAGGAACTTGACTTCTCTCAAGATATTCAACATCTCCAACAATGCTTTCGTAGGGGATTTCCCTGGAGAAATACTTACAGGTATGACTCAGCTTGAGATTCTCGATGCTTATAACAATAACTTCACGGGTCGTCTTCCCCTTGAGGTGGTGAACCTGAAAAATCTAAAGCATCTATGTTTTGGAGGCAACTATTTCGCGGGAGAGATACCGGAGAAGTACTCTGACATCCAGAGCTTGGAATACTTGGGTCTAAACGCCATTGGTTTGAAGGGTCAAAGTCCTGCATTTTTAGCTCGTCTAAAGAATCTGAAACTCTTGTATCTTGGATATTACAACTCCTACGACGGAGGAATTCCTCACGAGTTTGGATCATTGAGTCAACTCCAACTCCTCGACATGGCAGCCTGCAACCTCACCGGCGAGATTCCTGTGAGCTTGAGCAATTTGAAACACTTGCACACGTTGTTCCTTCAGCAGAACAATCTGACGGGCCGTATTCCTCCTCAACTCTCCGGTTTGATCAGCTTGAAATCGCTTGATCTTTCCATAAACGAGCTGACAGGGGAGATACCCTTGAGTTTCTCTGCCTTGCAAAACATTACACTCATCAACttgtttaaaaataatctctacgGTCCAATCCCATCATTCGTTGGTGATTTTCCCCACCTCGAAGTGCTTCAACTGTGGGGGAACAACTTCACGCTTGAATTACCGGAGAACCTTGGCCGCAACGGGAAGCTTTATAGGCTTGACGTTGCTTCCAATCACCTCACTGGGAACATACCACGGGACTTGTGTAAGGGAGGGAGGTTGGATTGGTTAGTTCTGATGGATAATTTCTTCTTTGGTTCACTCCCTGAAGGACTCGGTGACTGCAAGTCTCTTACCAAGATTCGTATCATGAATAACCTTCTCAATGGATCAATTCCGGCTGGGATTTTCAACTTGCCCTTGCTGACTATGTTCGAGGTTGACAACAATTTCTTCTCCGGTGAATTCCCATCCCAGATGTTGGGTGCTTCGTTAAATCAGTTAAAAGTTTCAAATAATAAGATCACTGGTAAAATCCCTCCAGCAATCGGTAATTTGGGCTCTTTGCAAATTCTATCTCTTGGAATGAACAAGTTTTCAGGTGAAATTCCTGAGGAAATCTTTAAAATCAAGCCACTTTCAAAGATCGACCTCAGTGACAACAATCTTACTGGTGAAATCCCTCCTTCGATCTCTCAGTGTGCTTCACTTACTGCAATTGATTTCAGTCAGAACAATCTCATTGGTGAAATTCCAAAAGGGATTAAAAATTTGATGGATTTGAGCATTCTCAATTTCTCGAGAAACCAGCTCACCGGTGAAATCCCTGGTGAAATCCGAGACATGATAAGTCTCACAACTCTCGATCtttcttttaataatttcattGGTCGAATCCCCACTGGCGGCCAATTTTTAGCCTTCAACGGCAGCTCGTTTATTGGGAACCCCAATCTCTGTCTACTGCGCCGCAGTACTTGTCCATCTTTGATGAACCAAGCTAAAGGTTCAGGTCATGGGCAAGCAGCATCTTTCACTGCTTCAAAGCTCATTATCACAATCATCACGCTAATCACAGCTTTGTTGCTGACGATCGTCACAGTGTACAGAATGAGAAAGAAGAAGCTCGAGAAATCACGAGCATGGAAGCTCACTGCTTTCCAAAAGCTAAATTTCAAAGCCGAGGACGTGCTGGATTGCTTGCAGGAAGAGAACATTATAGGGAAAGGTGGAGCTGGGATCGTGTATCGCGGTTCCATGCCAGATGGTCTCCTTGTTGCAATTAAAAGGTTGGTGGGTCGTGGAACTGGAAGACGCGACTACGGGTTCTCGGCGGAGATTCAAACTCTGGGCCGAATCAAGCACCGGAACATTGTGAGACTGTTGGGTTACGTATCGAACAAGGACACAAATCTGTTGTTGTACGAGTATATGCCCAATGGGAGCTTGGGAGAAATGTTGCATGGGTCAAAGGGTGATCATTTGCAATGGGAGAGGAGGTATTCAATTGCCGTGGAGGCTGCCAAGGGACTGTGTTATCTCCACCATGATTGCTCGCCCCTGATTATACATAGGGATGTGAAGTCCAACAATATACTGCTCGATGAATATTACGAAGCTCATGTTGCTGATTTCGGCCTGGCTAAGTTTTTGCAGGATGCTGATGCCTCCGAGTGCATGTCCTCTATTGCTGGTTCCTACGGCTACATCGCACCAG AGTACGCTTACACACTGAAAGTGGATGAGAAAAGCGATGTGTACAGTTTTGGTGTGGTGCTGCTGGAGCTGATAGCAGGAAGGAAACCCGTGGGGGAATTTGGAGACGGGGTGGACATTGTGTGGTGGGTCAGGAAGACCATACCACAACACGCTGATCCTGCTTCAGTGTTGGCAATTGTAGACCCCAGGTTGAGTGAGTACCCATTGACGGGTGTCATCCATCTGTTCAAGGTAGCCATGAAATGCGTCGAAGAGCAGAGCTCTGCTAGGCCCACCATGAGAGAAGTGGTGCACTTGCTCAACAATACTCCACAGTCTACCTCAAGGCCATGCCTACTTTCCACTTGA
- the LOC108484702 gene encoding synaptotagmin-2 codes for MGLLSTIFGILCGFLNSIFSLFAFGIGTSIGLVIGYYAFINALPADVEDVKVCPLVEDDLETLQRLIPEIPLWVKNPDFDRVDWLNKFIENMWPYLDRAICATTKNIAKPIINEQTPQYKIQSVEFETFTLGTIPPTFQGMKVYTTDDKELIMEPSIKWAGNPNIIIAVTAYGLKATIQVLDLQVFGIPRITLKPLVGIFPCFANIFVSLMNKPHVDFGLKLLGVDLMAIPGLYRFVQELIKDQVANMYLWPQALEVQIMDPEQALKRPLGILDVTVVRAVKLQRKDLLGKSDPYVKLNIREEKVAFKKTTVKRSNLNPEWNEEFSFVIKDPATQVLELRVYDWDQVGTHEEMGLNVVPLKDLTPDEPKVLTLVLLKTLNPNDPQNDKPRGQLVIELVYKPFKEDEMLDDIDDSGMMEKAPEGTPAGGGLLVIIVHEAQDLEGKYHTNPHVRLLFKGEERKTKRIKKNRDPRWDEEFQFRLEERPANDRLHVEVYSTSSRIGLLHSKESLGHVSINLVDVVHNRRVNEKYQLIDSRNGRVQIELQWRT; via the exons GATGTAAAAGTTTGTCCTTTGGTCGAGGATGACTTGGAAACTTTGCAGCGATTGATTCCAGAGATCCCCTTGTGGGTCAAAAATCCAGATTTCGATCGT GTTGACTGGCTTAACAAATTTATTGAGAATATGTGGCCTTACCTGGACAGG GCAATTTGTGCAACTACCAAGAATATAGCAAAGCCAATTATTAATGAGCAAACTCCACAATACAAAATTCAATCAGTTGAGTTCGAAACTTTCACTCTCGGTACCATACCACCTACTTTTCAAG GAATGAAAGTCTATACCACTGATGACAAGGAACTGATCATGGAACCATCAATTAAGTGGGCAGGGAATCCTAACATCATTATCGCAGTTACAGCTTATGGATTAAAAGCCACTATTCAG GTTCTTGATTTGCAAGTATTCGGTATTCCTCGGATCACTCTGAAGCCTTTGGTTGGTATCTTTCCTTGTTTTGCCAATATATTTGTCTCTCTAATGAACAAG CCACATGTTGACTTTGGGCTGAAGTTACTTGGGGTGGATCTTATGGCCATTCCAGGGTTATACAGGTTTGTCCAG GAGCTCATAAAGGATCAGGTTGCAAATATGTACCTCTGGCCTCAAGCCTTGGAAGTGCAAATAATGGATCCTGAACA AGCTTTGAAGAGACCTTTAGGAATTCTTGATGTGACAGTTGTCAGGGCAGTGAAGCTTCAGAGGAAAGATCTCCTTGGCAAATCAGATCCTTACGTGAAACTAAATATAAGGGAGGAAAAAGTAGCGTTCAAGAAAACTACAGTGAAACGCAGCAACTTGAACCCTGAATGGAATGAGGAATTTAGTTTCGTTATTAAAGATCCAGCAACTCAAGTTTTGGAGTTAAGGGTCTATGACTGGGACCAG GTTGGCACTCATGAGGAGATGGGCCTAAATGTAGTTCCATTGAAAGATCTTACACCTGATGAGCCAAAAGTTTTGACTCTTGTTCTGCTGAAAACTCTGAACCCAAATGATCCACAAAATGACAAGCCACGTGGGCAGCTTGTCATTGAACTCGTGTACAAACCTTTCAAGGAGGATGAGATGTTAGATGACATTGACGATTCAGGTATGATGGAAAAAGCTCCAGAAGGAACACCTGCAGGTGGAGGTTTGCTTGTAATTATTGTGCATGAAGCTCAAGATCTCGAAGGGAAGTACCACACAAACCCACATGTGCGTTTGTTATTCAAAGGGGAGGAGAGAAAAACGAAG CGTATAAAGAAAAACAGAGATCCAAGATGGGATGAGGAATTTCAGTTTAGGTTAGAAGAACGACCCGCAAATGATAGACTTCACGTAGAAGTTTACAGTACCTCTTCCAGGATAGGGCTACTGCATTCCAAG GAATCGTTGGGTCATGTTTCTATAAACCTAGTTGATGTTGTTCATAACAGAAGAGTCAATGAGAAGTATCAACTCATCGACTCGAGGAACGGTCGGGTTCAAATTGAGTTGCAGTGGAGAACTTAA